A window of Candidatus Methylomirabilota bacterium contains these coding sequences:
- the glnA gene encoding type I glutamate--ammonia ligase → MTPQVKGKDVIKLANERGAKIVDLRFIDLPGLWQHFSISRRELTEELFTDGIGFDGSSIRGFQAIHESDMLLIPDPETAIMDPFTAVPTLVLICNIMDPVTRQLYSRDPRYIAQKAEAYLTSTALADTSYFGPELEFFIFDDVRFDQSYQHGYYFVDSEEGFWNAGKEEKPNLAYKPRYKQGYFPVPPMDKLQDLRSEMVLSLESVGVPIEVHHHEVATAGQCEIDMKFDTLTKMADRVLWYKYCVKNTARKHGKTATFMPKPIFQDNGSGMHVHQSLWKGGKNTFWELGGYGDLSATARYYIGGLLHHAPALCAFIAPTTNSYRRLVPGYEAPINLVYSQRNRSAAARIPLYSKSERAKRIEFRTPDPSCNAYLAFSAMLMAGIDGIQKKLDPGQPIDKDLYELEPEEAREIRQLPGSLGEVLDALEADHEFLLKGDVFTPDLIDTWIDYKRKNEVDPIRLRPHPWEFALYFDI, encoded by the coding sequence ATGACACCGCAGGTGAAAGGGAAGGACGTTATCAAGCTGGCAAACGAGCGAGGTGCGAAGATCGTTGACCTCAGATTCATCGACCTGCCTGGTTTATGGCAGCATTTTTCCATTTCCAGGCGAGAATTGACGGAAGAGCTGTTCACGGACGGGATCGGGTTCGATGGATCCTCCATTCGAGGCTTCCAGGCGATCCATGAATCGGATATGCTCCTGATTCCCGATCCGGAGACCGCGATCATGGATCCCTTCACGGCCGTTCCTACCCTGGTCTTGATCTGCAATATCATGGATCCGGTGACAAGACAGCTCTACAGTCGAGACCCGCGGTATATTGCGCAAAAGGCCGAAGCGTACCTCACGTCAACAGCACTTGCAGATACCTCCTACTTCGGCCCTGAGCTGGAGTTCTTTATTTTTGACGATGTTCGGTTCGATCAGAGCTACCAGCATGGCTATTACTTCGTTGACTCGGAGGAGGGATTTTGGAACGCCGGGAAAGAAGAAAAGCCGAACCTGGCCTACAAGCCTCGCTACAAACAGGGCTATTTTCCGGTGCCGCCGATGGACAAACTCCAGGACCTCCGCTCGGAGATGGTGTTGTCGCTGGAGTCTGTTGGAGTTCCGATTGAGGTCCACCACCATGAGGTTGCGACGGCCGGTCAGTGCGAGATCGACATGAAGTTCGACACGCTCACCAAGATGGCGGACAGGGTGTTGTGGTACAAGTACTGCGTGAAGAACACGGCTCGCAAGCACGGCAAGACGGCCACCTTTATGCCCAAGCCGATCTTCCAGGACAACGGCTCCGGCATGCACGTCCATCAGAGTCTCTGGAAGGGCGGCAAGAATACCTTCTGGGAGCTTGGAGGGTATGGTGATCTGTCCGCGACAGCCCGCTACTACATCGGTGGACTGCTGCATCATGCGCCGGCGCTGTGTGCGTTTATCGCGCCGACCACCAATTCGTATCGACGTTTGGTTCCCGGCTATGAGGCGCCGATCAACCTGGTATACAGCCAACGCAACCGATCGGCCGCCGCCAGAATCCCCCTCTATTCAAAGAGCGAGAGGGCAAAGCGAATCGAGTTTCGAACGCCCGATCCAAGTTGCAACGCCTATCTGGCCTTCAGTGCGATGCTCATGGCCGGTATTGACGGCATCCAGAAGAAGCTCGACCCTGGACAGCCGATCGACAAAGATCTGTATGAGCTCGAGCCGGAGGAGGCGAGGGAGATCAGGCAGTTGCCGGGCAGCCTTGGAGAGGTCCTGGACGCTCTGGAAGCCGACCATGAGTTTCTCCTGAAGGGCGATGTCTTCACCCCGGATCTGATCGATACCTGGATCGACTACAAACGGAAGAACGAGGTCGATCCGATCCGTCTTCGCCCCCACCCCTGGGAGTTTGCTCTTTACTTCGACATCTGA